CAGAACCCCAGACTGCAAACTCTGTCTTCAGGGGCATCAGAATCAGTATGACATCGTTCACGACCTCATTTCCAAGCAAGCTAATGTTATAAAACAGTCCAACTAAAATGAGAAATTCTGCCACAGCAGTTCTCAGCCTTGGATACATactgaattgtttttaaattcatatatttttaaaaatctcaatgtcTAGGTCTTATTCTAAGAGAACTGGATTTAACTAGTCTGGGATGTGGCCTGAGCAACAAGACAGTACACTGTATGGGAGAAGCCAGCACAAGTTGTTTGAAAATTACCAAATTCCTTAGGGAATCTGGGCACACTCAttctgaaaggtttttttttttttttttttgtttgtttgtttttgtttttttttttttggtttttgttttttttttttttttttaacctgggacacactgagagaaagagagagagctcccatcatccactgggtcactccccaaatgcctacaacagccagggctgggctaggggcaagagctgggaattcaatccaggtcttccatgtgggtggcaggaacctaaccacttgagccatcaccactgcctcccagggtctgcactgacaagaagctggagttaggaatcAAATCCTGTCATGCTGACGTGGGACACGgctatcttaactgctaagccaaatccTCACTCCAGATCTGAAAGCTTTTTAAAGCATcagttagggccggcgccgtggctcactaggctaatcctccaccttgcggcgccggcacaccgggttcgagtcccagtcggggcactggattctgtcccggttgcccctcttccaggccagctctctgctgtggcccgggaaggcagtggaggatggcccaagtccttgggccctgcacccgcatggcagaccaggaaaagcacctggttcctggcttcggatcagcgcagtgcgcggccgcagcacgccggccatagcggccattggagggtgaaccaacggcaaaaaggaagacctttctctctgtctctctctctcactgtccactttgcctgtcaaaaaagaaaaaaaaaaaaaaaaaaggtgaattggAGACCCTCAAAGACGTACTCTGCTCCTGGTTACAATatcccctcctccacccacatGCCACTGGCTGGCCTGTTCTGCACCTCAGAACCCTCGGTGTCATCTACACTCATCCCGACACTGCCACCTGCCCGCCGCCCAGCACAACACACTCTTCCTAATACTTCTCCATCCTTCATGCCCACCACTGCTAGTGGACTTCTTGGCTGAATGCCGCCATTCTTTGTGAAGTAAGTCGAGCATTTTCAAAGACTTTGTGTTTCCGCAACAGCTTCACCAACGGTAGCTGTGGTAGGATAGGGTAAAAGGTGGCAGCAGTGACAGGAAGCAGATATTAAGGTGCTAGAGCTGCTGTGGTGGCCATGAGCCAAGACAGCTGCTCTTGGCCAGAGAATTTCCCTCCTCCAGAGCCCATCTGCCTGTGTGCGTGGCAAGTAGGAAGTGGCAGAGAACTAAAACTCCAGtcccaggggtcagtgctgtggcactgaccagatgccctggcctaaagcactggcatcccatatgggcaccagtttgagacccagctgttccacttctgatccagctctctgctatggccagggaaagcagtagaagatggcccaagtccttgggcccctgcacccacgtgggagacctggaagaaactcctggctcctggcttgggatcagcacagctctggctgttgtggtcaactggggagtgaaccattgggtggaagatctctctctctctctctgccttcctctgtgtaactgtttcaaataaaaacaaacaaacaaacaaacaaacaaaaaaaccctccagTCCCTTAAACAGCTTTCAACCAAATGACTGATGGAGGTTCATGAATACGGCCCCTCACCCCTTAATTGGGAATCATATGCTCTATGCCATTTCCCAGGGACCCCCAATGATAATCCACATGATGATGCACCCTCATGTGCTTCTTTCCCTTCCCTGTCCCAGTTCCCACTGCCCTACCAGTGCTATTTGGGATCATCTCCCACATCCTTGTCTCAAAGTCTGTGTCTGGTAGAACACAAGCTAAGAGTGCATCGTGAACCAAGGATTATGATTCAAGCACATATGCCACATTAACAGAAACAAAGCCTATGCCAAGCCATAAATCTTTGACAATTTCAAGATTTGTCATATAAAATAATGTTCCCAAACCAACTTCAATTAGGCAAGATAAGTAGGAAAATCCCTGTATgtttagaaattaagaaatataattCTAAACTTCTAAATAATATGAGatcaataaagaaatcaaaatagaaagcCATGCTTTGTAGAAATTGTATTAGAAAAGAAAGGTTGGAAACAATGAGCTAAACATTGATCCCCAAAAGATGAAAAACAATGGAACATTAAATTAACTGAATTTAAAACCAATATatatggccagcaccgtggctcattaggctaatcctccgcctgcagcaccggcaccccgggttctagtcccggttgctcctcttccagtctagctctctgctgtggcccagggaaggcagtggaggatggcccaagtctttgggccctgcacccgcatgggagaccaggaggaagcgcctggctcctggcttcagatcagcgcagcacaccagctgtagcagccatttagggggctgaaccaatggaaggaagacctttctgtctctctctcactttctaactctgcctgtccaaaaaaaaaatatatatatatatatacatatacatatatatatatatatatatatataaaacaaataatcagcaaaggcaaaaataaattctgtgaaAATACTGATAAAACACTGTCCACATTGATCAAGAAGAAAGGGAagtgggtacagataactcacaTCATCAGGGATGAAAAGGGACTATCACTACAGACTCTGTACACTCtaaaaaacaaagatattatgaacggatttacAACAGTTTGAAAATGTGACATTCTTAGAAACATAAGACATAAGAAATAACACTTcacaggctggtgccacggctcactaggctaatcctctgcctgcggtgctggcactccaggttctagtcccagttggggcgccggttctgtccggttgcttctcttccagtctagctctctgctgtggcccgggaaggcagtggaggatggcccaagtccttgggccctgcacccgcatggaagaccaggagaggcacctggctcctggcttcggattggcgcagcgtgccggctgtagcagccatttgggggttgaatcaatggaaggaagacctttctttctgtctctctctctcactgtctaactctgcctgtcaaaaaataaataaataaaacttcttgtGGTAATTTAAATAGGGGCACAGGTTAACTTGTTACTTGGAACACTGGAATCTCGTATTAGAGTACCTGATTCAAGTCCAAGCtagtcagcttctgatccaggtttttGCTTAATGTGtgccatggaaggcagcagtttcaagtacttgggtcccatgagggagacctgaatggagttgctggctcttaGTTTTGTCCTGGTCcatcccaggctgttgcaggcatttgggaagtaaaccaagtgacaaaaaaaatctgtctctacgttttaaatcaaaatgaaaataataaatataactcCAATTCTATGCAGCCAAATGCCATCAAGCAGTAATCTCCCTACTTCCTTAATCTGGGCTGGCCTCATGACCGCTTTGACCATTAAAATGTGGTAAAAGTGCTAGTTTTGAGGCATCCATTTTCATTCTCTTGGTCCCCTGAGATGACCACCAAGGGAGCGGATTTAGCCTAGTGGAAGAGGGGCCACTTACAGTTCAAGTTCCAATATGCAGGCTGGACCTCCAATTTGTCTGTTTTTATCATACCTTTTATCTGCAAGCAGCAGAACCCTGCTCACGCTTACTCAAGAAAGTAGGCTGGGCAGAAAAAAGCCAAAGAAATCTAGGCTCAATCCACAGCCCAGAAAAACTGTAGATAGGAGCAGAAAGCAATCAGGACATAGGCAGTccctcccagaccacaggaaCTGGTCAGAATCCTCTTGTCCATTACCTGGGTTTCCTCCTGCCTCAACCACATGGCACCTGGTGGCTTCTGCAACCCCAGCCCTCCAGGACTTCCATCCCGGATCCTAAGTCAATggacaatttccttttttttttttttttttccttttgttaaaagatgttcttatttatttgaaagaaagagagagacagagagaggacaatTTCCTTTGTCTTGGAGGTTAATTCCCAGACATGACTCCCACAggcccagcttttttttttttttctttttagcaaaaACACAAGTTTTAAGTTTCAAATGGCTGGCTACTCCAATTTCCATAGGTTTGGAGTCCCTCCAGGGATGCATAACTGGTTTAAGTGGTAAACCTGAGTGTTCGCCATGGGCATGTTCACCTCTGCTCTGGGttctcgttttctctctctctctctctctcctgcataCTTGCTTATCTACTCTCTTTGCTTACCTGCCCATGCTAAGGAGCTTGTAATCCTGAGGAAAAATCCTGATTGACTGCAGCAGCCCCTGTTGGGACGGCCAGGTCCACACAGCATCTTTTCCGCATGCGAGGCCTGTCACTCTGTTTAGCACTCTCTTCTGATGACAGGAGCACAGTTGGCACGTGGTGGGTAGGCTAGAAGTGCCAGATGGTCAGTGTCCATGAAAACAGTTCTCAAAGACATGGGGAGTGGGTGGATAAACACCCTTGAGAGGATAAATGATGTATGTTCCAGGCAGTCTTCCAGAGGTCCCCGTGAgattgagccccagctgcccacagtGGTAACTGACTGGACAATGTACCTTTCATTGGCTGTCTTCCCTTCTGTCTTCCTTCTCCAATCCTCTACCAGCAGTTCTGAAATCAAATTCCAAATATACTATCCACTCAAATTCTCTAGAGCAAGGTCAACTTAGAAGCCCAGCGCAGTAGACTTCTGAGTCACACACTTCCAGACAGTTGTTTTCAATAATAAAGCCAGACTATTCACCTCCATTGTCTAATGCCCAAGTCTAATGCTCAAGTGGTTCTGAATTCAGCCAGGAAAGAGGCACGTAGAACACTCAACAATGGTCTGACACACACGAGGGATAAATTGCTTTTCTGCCAGGTGCACACAGCAAGTGACAGGACACGGTAGTTCTAGCAGCTTTAATAAAGGGTTGTCTGAATCCCAGTGAACAGATGGAGCACCTTGCCACCTCCCTGGCCATCCCTTGGTACAGCGCCTGAATCTGAAGACTGGAGGGCCAGAGGTTCTTCTCAGTCAGCTCTCCTGAGGCCCCTCAATGCTGAAAGCAAGAATCAAAGCCCAGTATACAGTCTTATTTATTGGGAGTCCTGGCATCCAGGAaagtcaggactccaactggtcaCTCTGTAGGACTGGGCACACTGAGGGATCATGCACTCATGTCCAATTTTCCTGGCATCAAAGGAGTCCTCAGGAGGCGGGACGCAGCTATGCCTGTTGGGAAAACACATTAGTATAGATTAGCACCTCTTCTGTGCCAGCCTTGGGACCACGGCTGGAGCAATCATAGAGTCTGGAGGGAAAGGGTATCTATCAGGCAAGGACCTTGGCCATTTGCCATTGAACAAGCTGGCCACGGTGAACTGTCATTAACCATCTGGCCATGTTTATTGGGCACCTCCTGTATGCCCGGCATTGCTGCAGGTACTTGGAATTCAGCAGGCAAAATCTCTGACTGTGGGGAGCTTCCAATGGAGTAGGGAGGAACAgacaataaattaacaaaaatgtgTGAAGTGGTGAGCAACTCTATGCAGAAAACCAAGAGTGAAGAGCAGAGGTGTGTGAAGGGGGAAGAACGTGCAGCACTTTGTTAGCTACACAGACATGAGACAGTCCACACAGGCTTTCTATCATGCTGtacgaaggtacttcaaaaaagttcaaggaaaaataaacatcttttaattccttttttcacaaacattttgaagcaccAACATATGAGGCTGTGCGTGTGTCTGCTATTGTGTAGATTAGAGAGTAGAGGAGGCCCGAATCCCACTGCCCCAGCTGGAGAAGGAGAGTTGTAACTGGGATGCCACCACCAGCAGAGTAGTTAGGTGGGGGGCTGGGTGTTACTTACTCTATGTGCACTGGGGAACCACGAGAAGGTTATAAAGGGGGAGAGATCTGAcctaactttcattttttttaaaagatttatttatttatttgaaagagttacacagagagagaaggagagggagagggagagggagagggagagggagagggagagggagagagagagagagagagagagagagaggtcttccacctgctggttcactccccaactggccacaatggccagagctgtgccgatccgaagataggagccaagagcttctttcaggtctcccatgtgggtgcaggggcccaaggacttaggccatcttctcctgctttcccaggccacagcagagagctggatcggaagtggagcagccacttatgggattcagggacccaagcacgtgggccatcttctactgctttcacaggccacagcagagagctggattggaagaggggcagccgggactaaaaccggcacccaaatgggatgccggcaccacagacagaggattaacctactgtgtcatggAGCCGGCCCCCCtaacttccatttttaaaaattcctttgacTGCCAGGAAAGTGTAGCCGGTTAGGGCAAGGGTGGCCACAGGGAGATCAGGGAGAGACTGGATGTTTGTCCCGGAAGAGAAGGAGCACCTAGCCCTAAAATGAGAGATGTTCAGATGCCATAaaaacttgaaagaaagaaatgtgctggcgccgcggctcactaggctaatcctccgcatgcggtgccggcaccccgggttctggtgctggtcggggtgccggattctgtcccagttgctcctcatccaatccagctctctgctgtggctcggaaggcagtggagggtgccccatttccttggtccctgcacccacatgagagaccaggaggaagcacctggctcctggcttcggatcagtgcagtgcaccggccacaacgtgctggctgtagcggccatttggggggtgaaccaatggaaaaaggaagacctttctctctgtctgtaactctgcctgaagaaaagaaagaaagaaagaaagaaggaaggaaagaaagaaagagagagagagagagagaaagagagagagagaaagaaagagagaaagaaagagaaagagagagagaaagaaagagagagagagagagagagagagaaagaaagaaagaaagaaagaaagaaagaaagaaagaaagaaagaaagaaagaaagaaagaaagaaagaaagaaagagagagaaatgtccctggggctggcactgtggtatagtgggtaaagccgctgcttgtggcaccagtatcccatatgggtgccggttcgagtgccaactgctccacttctgatccagctctctgctgatggcccagaaaggcagtggaggatggcccaagtccttgggcccctgcgcccatgtgggagacctggaagaagttcctggcttcagatcggcctagctctggctgttggggtcatttggggagtaaaccagtagatggaagatcttctctctctgtctctccctctgtctctctaacttcttttctaattaattaattaaaaaaggggagggaagaggaggggagggaagaaatgTTCCCAACAGATGGCTGAAAAATTCGTATGGACAGTAGCAGATCATTACTAAGTGTTTCCTGTGGAGAATTAGCTCCTTCCACTGGCTTCTGAGCAGGCATTCAGGGAAGCAGCAGGATATGAGCCACGATGGGGGGGCTTGTGGACCCTGGCAGCGGGGGTCAGGGGTGGGGCATCAGAGGAGGGTTTCTGAGGGAGGGGCCATCTAACCTGCAACAGGAttagccaggagatggaagggcAGTCCAGGCACAGGAAAACCGCTGGACAAAAGCAGGCAAGGCGTGCACTGAGTAACTATGTTCACAAGGGCCAGAACACAGAGCTTGCGGTGTTAAGTGGGGAGAGATGGGGCCAGAGGTCTAAGCAGAAGCAAAGCAAAACATGGGCAAATTTCCCCGCAGAGAGAACTGACTGCAAAGGGTCAGATGGAGCACAGAGGCCCAAGAGAAGGCATCAGGATGGGCTGGTCAGAAGTAAGACAGAgaagccagcgccacggctcaataggctaatcctccaccttgtggtgccggcacactgggttctagtcccggtcagggcgccggattctgtcccggttgcccctcttccaggccagctctctgctgtgacccgggagtgcagtggaggatggcccaagtgcttgggccctgcaccccatgggagaccaggagaagcacctggctcctgctttcggatcagtgcggtgcgccggccacagtgcgccggccgcagcggccattggagggtgaaccaacggcaaaggaagacctttctctctttctctctctcactgtccactctgcctgtcaaaaaaataaataaaaattaaaaaataaaataaaaaaaagaagtaagacaGAGAAGACCAGGTTACCAGGACAGGGGAGGGTGTTCAGGAAGAGCTGGTGAAAGGCAGGGCCTTTGCCTCTGGAGTACACAGTCCAGTGGGGAAGGCAGGAAACACCTACAGAGCACTTCTCAATCGTTGCTATTACTGCAACCCCTAAAGAATCCTAGGCTGTTTCTAAGTAGGCCCACCCATGAACCAAGTAAAATCTATGAACTAATACACAGGTATGCTGTACATCTGCGTATGTACTTCAAAGAGGtcagtttgctttttttgttttgctttgctttgttttgcttgacTAACCCGCCCCCTCTGCCAGTACAGCTGAGAGCCAGTGAGGAAGTGCGAGAGTGGATTAGGGAGGAAGTGAGTAAGGTCAGCCTAGGGAAGACGTAGGAACCTAGCAAGCACCTGAGCTCTTGTTCTTACTGTGACTAGGAAGCCACTGGAGAGCTCTGAGCAAGAACTGCATTTCAGGTCTCTAATGCTTGCCCAGGCCACTGTAAGAAGGCAAGATAAGAGTGACGCAGGCAACCCAGGGAGAAGTCTGGGGCAGGCATCCTGacagtgcaggggtggggagggtggctgACCTAAGCAGGGGCTGTGGAGAGGCAAGAGGTGACCATGTCCCAGATTCTGATTGCACAACAAAGGCCTGTGTGGGGACTGCAGGGTTGTTAACCTGAACAGCTAGAAGGCTGGAGGGGAATTCAGGGGACGGGGATCAAGGAACCGGTGAGCCTCCCTTACCTCCACGGTTGTGGACGACTGTggcagctgcacctgctcagCGCACTGCAGGAAGCGGCGCACGTGCTCTGCGCAGTTGCCCACAGCTGACTCGTTCTGGCGAAGACACTCCTCAAAGGCCTCGAAGGGCTCAGCACAGGCCTGGCGGATCTGGCGGATGATTGGGCTGTGGAGGTAGGGTATGTCAGGTCCTGGGAGGCTccaccccactgcccaccccacaGACTGTCTCGTACTTGCCCACACTCACTGGGTGGATGTGCATCGGGCGATGCTCATCTTAAGGTGGTGACAGTCTCGCTGCCATGACTCAGGCTTGGCCGTCACACACTGGCCATACTGCTCCAGTTCCCGGCTGCAGTAGCGAGCAGTGACCTCCAGGGCTGCCTGCCTGTGGGAGAGGATGGGCTGAGGATAACTCCAGGCAGCTGGCAAGGAAAAGAGTTCTCATCTGGGTCTGAGTTAGGGCTAGGGGTCATGGGCAAATCTGGGAGTCCGAGAACCGTGCAATGGAGCAAGGGTGATGTAGCAGtaaggctgaggctgggggttGTGGAACACAGTGGGTGGAGGTCCTAAAACAAGGtctggttattaaaaaaaaaaaaaaaagattttatttatttacttgagaggaagagttactgacagtgagagggagagacagagggagaggtcttccatccactggttcactccccaaatggctgcaatggctggagctgagccaatccgaagccaggagccaggagcttcttcagggtctcccacacaggtgcagggccccaagtgcgtggaccatctactgctttcccaggccatagcagaaagccggactggaagaggagcagccgagactagaaccggcgcccatatggggatgccagtgctgcagggggaggattaacctactgcgccacagcgccagccccctggttATTCCAACACAGGCCTTGGTGGGGAGTGGGAGACTCCTTCAACCTTCAACAACCTTCAAGAAGGATCTTGATGGCCAGGTATCCTCCAGGCCTGGGAGAAGCTTTAGAAGTAagacccaggggccagcaccatggtataatgggtaaacccactgcctgcggcgctggcatcccataggggtgccattTCCAatcaggctactccacttctgatccagctccctgctaatgccccggCAAAGTAGTGaaggaaggtccaagtgcttgggcccctgcacccgcgtgggagactcagaagtgcctggatcctggctgcggatcggcccagctccggccattgcagccacttggggagtgaaccggcagatggaggatctttctgtctctccctccttgcctataactctgtccctcaaataaataaatctttgaaaggaaaaaaaagaccgGAGTTCAAGGGAAAGAGAGCTTCAGAGGCCTAAATGAGTTTGGAAGTCCTAGACGTGAGGTTTAAGGGTCCAAGAGGTGGAGAAAGACCTCTTGACCAGAGTCAGCCACGAGGCCTGAGGACAGGGACCCTGGAGATGACAGCTGGGGTCCTGGGATGGGGTTGCGGATCCTAGGGTGGGGCTCAGGAGCTTGTCCTGGGGGCAGGATCTGGAAGCCCTGGATGAGGGGTAGATCTGGAGAGACCTACTCATGAGCTCCCGAGGTCTGGGGGGACAAGGTCTGGGAAGCCAGTGCAAGGTCAGAACGGTCTGGAACAAGCCCGTGAGCCACAGAGGTGACGTCAGGGGTCCTGGGAAGCCCTGGATGACCCAGCGGGAGGAGTCCTACAGGCCCTCCGATGAGTCTGAAGCCCCGGGGTCCGGGAGGCGGAGCCTCctagagggggcggggcctgggaacGAGAGGCGGGGCTTTAAGAGCTTGAGGGGGCGGGGCCAATACTGAGGATCGGCTCTCAAAAGAAATCCTTCTCGAGGCCCTAGGCTAGGATTAGAAAGGTCACTGGGGAAGAGAAGGGACGCGGCAGCAAGTACGGAGTGGGCGCTCCCGTTACTCACATCTCGAGGCAGGTGCCGGCGTGGGATCAGTCCGGGAGCCGCAACCCGCCTCTTCCGGTATCAGGTTGTCATGGCGGCACGCAGCTCAGCCTCTTCCGGTTTTTCTAGCAGCGGGCGGGCAGCCAGCCCCGTACCCTTTAGACCCTCTACGTCACTTCCGGCGACCGCTCGTCACGGCGGCGCCCGTCATAGCCACTTCCGTCCCAGCCGGCCGTGTTGCTCCCTGTTTCCGGCTTGCGGGTTCACCGGAAGTAAACACTCGGAAGTCCGGCGATGCCTTGTGGGATGGATGCGCCGCCCTAGGGGCTTCAGGTCGCCTAACGT
The window above is part of the Lepus europaeus isolate LE1 chromosome 13, mLepTim1.pri, whole genome shotgun sequence genome. Proteins encoded here:
- the CHCHD5 gene encoding coiled-coil-helix-coiled-coil-helix domain-containing protein 5 isoform X1; amino-acid sequence: MQAALEVTARYCSRELEQYGQCVTAKPESWQRDCHHLKMSIARCTSTHPIIRQIRQACAEPFEAFEECLRQNESAVGNCAEHVRRFLQCAEQVQLPQSSTTVEA
- the CHCHD5 gene encoding coiled-coil-helix-coiled-coil-helix domain-containing protein 5 isoform X2 — protein: MSIARCTSTHPIIRQIRQACAEPFEAFEECLRQNESAVGNCAEHVRRFLQCAEQVQLPQSSTTVEA